Genomic segment of Sarcophilus harrisii chromosome 4, mSarHar1.11, whole genome shotgun sequence:
caaaatattaaatggatGGGTGCTCTCACTAATATCCTCCTCACCCTTCAGTAAgaaatgtattttcctttcttgGAAAATTTACTGAATTTTAGTCAGAGGAACTGGGTTCATATCCTGACTGGAAATTTCTTTCTGTGATCTAAGCCAAGTCACTaagtttttgttgtatttttacctctttaattAAAAACCCTGTAAAAGGAACTGTTAACTGgtcattttcttggcagagatactccATTTccttgcagatgagaaaactgaggcaaacagggttgagtgagttgcccaaggtcactcaagtatctgagttcagataaCTCCCTGCCTGGCACTATGCACTGTGCAACCTAGCTAGCCTAAGAGCTATTGCAAAATGGCAAATAATTAAATTGGGGGCATAATACATGGTACTGTTCAGTGGGGGAATGGGGGGGAGGGTGTATATAGGTAAATAGGTGTGGGATATGGAGTTAAAGCtgccattaaattatttttctcaatcacaaagccagtaagtgaaagaaccttagttttctcatctttaatccAGTACTCAACTTACAAAAGTAGTAAATTAGGTTACATGTTACTAATGAGTACTTTTGAATTCTGTTGTTCATGTACAAGGTATTTTGCAGAAATTCATTTGGCATTCAGATTTTTATGAGTACATCTGTTGTTCAGAGTATAATGTTCAATAGAGATGTTGGGATGTAAGAATTTGTTCATTTGCATGGAAATTTAGATTGCTGAATTTATATGAAATTTTGGTTGTGGCCTCAAATGACTGGAGTCCTGCTTCCTGTCAGATACCAGTATGTAACATTTCATATCCTCTAAAAGTGttcaaaataaatgaagttaCAGGTTTTGATGTTGAGTTAATTTAATTGTAAGTCTGTTTTCCTTTGGAATTTTGTGtgtctttgctttttctcttaaTTCAGTTGTGTTTGAGTACTTTGGCACAAATACCTAAATTCTGTACTTAACCACCTGTTTCTTACTTGTTAGCATTCTAACAGCTTTTGCAATGCTAAGCTAGGGACTTTTTTCTATGCTATTTGTAAAAGGGTAAAACAAAAGAGTTTGAGTATTCTGATGGAATTACTCTAACCACATCAGAAGAAACAGATGTGTTCTACCCATCTTAAGTACCTCTAGAATGTATGGAAATGTGCTGACACTTTTCCCATTAGTCTAGCTATTGGGGATTTGTAAGATTTCAAGcagatttagtttttaatttgagATTTTGTCTTAAAACTTGGTATGTGGTTCTGTCAAAAACTCTGCTCTTCAAATAGGAGATAGACTGAGAATATTAGAAAAAGCAGTGCTGTGTTTTGGTGAAGGCCAGGGAAATGAGTGTACAATCCTGCTGTTCTGTCCCACGTATGAGGCATTTGATCTTGAAAGATAAATAGTGGGCAGTCTAGCTTCCTTCTCGAACCCCAAATTGCTGCCTTTGCTTTTGATATTGTCCTGTCTCTCACTAATTTTGAGGCCTTTTTCTTGTAGCTGTCaagatcaagaaaaataaggacaATGTGAAGTTTAAGGTTCGATGCAGCAGGTACCTGTACACATTGGTCATCACAGACAAAGAAAAGGCAGAGAAACTTAAACAGTCCTTGCCACCTGGTGAGTTGACTTAAAAGTCTTGGGCACAGAAGCAAAAATGAGAAGCTATTTTCTAAAAAAGCCAACCAAGAGTGAGAGAATGCTAGATTGTGTTTTGACAATAAATTATACTTCTAAAGTAGGTGTTTCCAAGATACTTGCTATTAAGGAACTGTGAAGTTTGATTTACCTATAAATTTGTGCTTATAAACAACTGCAAGACATGTCCTGGTGAGCCTTGTCACTTGTCATTGTGCATGCTGTCTACAGAGACCAGTAGAGCATGCCAGACCAAGTCAGAAGACCAAATAGGGGAGGGATTAAATTCTTCCTAACACATGATTTGGTTGTGAAGACAGACCTTTACAGACCTGAACAAACTACATAAATGTGACTGTTTGCCCATTTTGTGTTTCACATAAAACAATACTTCTTAGTATGAGGGTTCACAAACTGTTTTAACTTAGTGTCTAAGTTTGCCCTTGGTtacagaggtgggatttgaatccaggaccagGACTCTACCCATGATGTTTGGGAGGTTGTCCTATTAATATGTAGGGATTAATGTCATGGATATATTTCTCCTTTGGATATTATTGCATCCTTTACCAGAATAttactccatttaaaaaaaaaaaaaaaaaaagatgaatcagAAGCACAGGTGTTTGCCTCAATCTGTAAATTGTAATAATAACTTGGCAAAGGATTATGGAGAAACTCATTTACTGTGCACCACTACTTAAAGAACTCTTGTTATATCATTTTGGCGTATTGGGACCTGCCCGAACTAGGggatatagattttatataacCTGCCTAAGTGATATAAAATACCTAATAGGAATAAAGATCTTCTAGTTGGCCAAAGCAGAAGAGTGGTTCACGAGAGGGCTGGGCTAAACTGAAGCCTTTAGAACCCTGTCTCTCTTTGCTCTCCTCTTGAGAAAGGATAAGACAGTGTAGCTCTAGCTTGTGTGTCTTAATTGGAATTGCTTGTAGTCTGGATTTGTAGGCCCATTTCCATTGTTTCAGCATAGTCAGTCTTAACAGttgtttaaattaaatctttGGGGACCACTGTTGTTTTCTAAGCTTTGCCAACTTTTCCCTTAGCTACACTACAAATGTTAAGTGTTTCTAGACAGAAGTGGTAATTAAACTAAAAGTCTGTCTGCTGAGTGACtcatctttctgtctccttccttctaGGTTTGGCTGTGAAGGAGCTGAAGTGAAGGAATTATTCAATGTTCTGCCtgtattaaaataatatagaaaaaaaaaagaattcttgggcGTCTTgtctttttttgaggggagggggtGATGCCTGTGGTACTGCTTCTAAAGAATCAATCCTTGAACATGGCTTGTCATCCTCCCCTACCTCTTGTCTTTGAATTGCATTACTATAACCTCTATCTCAGATCTCAGTTGTTGGATAGGAAATGACTTTCTTCAgtctgaagatgaaccctaggAACCAAAACTGACTTTTCAGGGAGGGGCTGATGGTAATATTTTAGCTTTAAGCCAGaatgagagatggagtatcttagATTGATGCTTGGTGGTTGGGGGAGGTTGGTGTACAAGAACACGGGTATATATGAGTATGTATTGAATAAATACAAGGTATGGGTAAGCATTTAAGAAGTAGAATTCTGATATTAGTTTGGCTGAAATGTATAGGGCAATATATGAGACTGGAAATATGGACAAGGCTTGGCTGTAttgggctttaaaagtcaaacaacaCCTATCTTCACCATTACTATCACTAACTTCCTCCCAATTCCCCAGGCTCAACTTAAATGTTCACAGTTCCCCACTATCTCACCATTgccccatatccaatcagttgccaaagcctgtggatttcatttttataacctGAATATACCACACCCCCTTCTTGATAGTATTGGCACCCTGATGCAGGTCCTCACAATCTCTTCAACCACTATGACACACCTCTTAAATCTAATAACTAACTTTAAAAGCACTGATAGCTTGGCTTTTTTGCTAGTTGTCCCCCCTCCCTGGAATGTGCTCTTTATCTTCATCTCTTAGTTTCAAATCCCAACCAAAATTCCGCTCCCAGAAAGCCATTCTTAACTTCAGTTCTAATGCCTCTGTTGGTTATTCTGTGTGTATAacttgtttgtgtgtatataattcTTTATCCATCAGACTGGGTTAGAGAGCAGAGACTATCTTgcctatctttgtatccctagggtTTAGCTCGCATAGGTACTTTAGTTAGTCAAATATGTACTTAAATAGGACAGGATGTCATGAGGAAGTTAGATGGGAATGGGAAGAGGCTAGGCTGGAAAACAAAACTAGGCTGTTTAATAGTTGAGAAAAGCAAATAAGGGCTGAACTAAGATGGTACCTCTATTGGGAAGTTGGATGTGAGAGATGGAGATAGAAGTGGAACTATTTCTAGTGTGGGTGGTTTCAAGAGTTCAGAGATAAACAGGTTCATTTTAGAAACCAAAAGAATCCTGGTGTTTCCAACAAATGGAGCAAAGTTTAGAAGTGCACTAGCTATAAGAGGGACTGTGTTGATGCTGACCAAGATATGTGTGTGATGTTTAGTTTGAATTACCCATTATCCCTATTGGCGATATGGGACTGGTTTCCAGGAGGTATAAGGGATAATATAAATTGGGCAACAGCCACAGAAAAGT
This window contains:
- the RPL38 gene encoding 60S ribosomal protein L38, whose product is MPRKIEEIKDFLLTARRKDAKSVKIKKNKDNVKFKVRCSRYLYTLVITDKEKAEKLKQSLPPGLAVKELK